Genomic window (Enterobacteriaceae bacterium 4M9):
TGGTTTTTACATCACCTTCAGATTATTCAGGCACGAATCGTATCGTCGCCGAAACCGACCCACTTGTAGGTGGTCAACGCTTCCAGACCCATTGGGCCACGGGCGTGCAGCTTCTGGGTACTGACCGCCACTTCCGCGCCCAGACCAAACTGACCGCCGTCGGTAAAGCGCGTGGAGGCATTCACATAGACAGCCGAGGAATCCACTTCGTTGACAAAGCGCTGCGCGTTACGCATATCACGCGTGAGGATGGCGTCGGAGTGCTGAGTACCGTGAGCGCGAATATGGGCGATAGCTGCATCGATATCAGCCACCAGCACCACGTTAAGATCGAGTGACAGAAATTCGTCATCCAGCGTCTGTGGCTGTAGCGCCTCCACTTTTGCCGGGCTGTCTGCCAGCAGCACCTGTGCCGCGCTGTCGGCATGCAGCGTCACGCCGCTTTGCGCCATCTGGCGGCCCAGCGCAGGCAGGAACTCTGCTGCCTTGCTGGCATGCACCAACAGCGTTTCTACCGTGTTGCAGGTGCTGGGGCGCTGAGTTTTGGCATTCACAATCACCTTCAGCGCCGGGGCCGTTTCCATGCTCCCATCCACAAAAATATGGCACACACCAATACCACCAGTGATGACAGGAATGGTTGACTGTTCGCGGCACAGCTTGTGCAGGCCCGCACCACCGCGCGGAATCAGCATGTCGATGTACTTATCCATGCGCAGCATTTCGCTCACCAGCGCGCGATCCGGGCTTTCAATAGCCTGCACGGCACCCGCCGGTAACCCACAGGCTTCCAGCGCCTGCTGAATCACTTTTACCGTTGCGGCGTTAGTGCGATAAGTCTCTTTGCCCCCGCGCAGAATCACCGCGTTACCGGTCTTCAGACACAGCGATGCCACGTCAACGGTCACATTCGGGCGCGCCTCGTAAATCACACCCACCACGCCCAACGGCACGCGGCGGCGCTCAAGGCGCAAACCGCTGTCGAGTAAGCCGCCGTCAATCACCTGCCCGACCGGGTCAGCCAGGTTACAGACCTGGCGCACGTCATCAGCAATCGCCTTCAGTCGCGCAGGCGTCAGTGCCAACCTGTCGAGCAGCGCCTCGCTCAGGCCGTCCTGGCGCGCCTGTGCCAGGTCTTCTTCATTTGCCTTGAGAATGACATCCGCACGCGCTTCAAGATTGTCGGCAATCTGCGTGAGCACGTGGTTTTTTTCTTTGCTGCTCAGGCCAGCCAGCTGATAAGAGGCCGCCTTTGCGGCCTTACCCATTTGTTCCAGCATTGTCCGCTCCTTAGCTCACAATCATGTCATCGCGATGTACCGCAACCGGGCCGTACTCATAGCCGAGAATGGCATCAATCTGCTGGGAATGATGGCCAGCAATGCGCCTGAGCGCATCACTGTTGTAACGACACACGCCGTGGGCGATATCGCGCCCTTGCAGGCTACGAATGCGGATAACTTCCCCGCGCGAGAAATTGCCGTCAACGGCACGGATGCCGGTTGGCAGTAGCGAACTGCCGCGCTCCAGAATGGCGGCTAATGCACCATCATCAACGGTCACTTCCCCGGCAGGTGGAGCGCCGAAGATCCAGCGTTTGCGATTTTCCAGCGGTGACTGCTGAGCGTGAAAGCGCGTACCTACCGACAGCCCTTCCATCACATCTTCAATTACGCCCGGGCGGCTACCCGCCGCGATAATGACATCAACACCGGCACGACAGGCTACGTCTGCGGCCTGGAGTTTGGTGCTCATCCCACCGGTACCGAGGCCGGAAACGCTGTCGCCCGCCACCGCGCGCAGCGCATCGTCAATGCCGCGCACGTCTTTAATCAGTTCTGCCTGCGGGTTGTGACGCGGATCGGCGGTGAACAGCCCCTGCTGGTCGGTCAGCAGCAGCAGTTTATCAGCGCCGCCGAGTATCGCTGCCAGCGCGGACAGGTTGTCGTTATCACCTACTTTGATTTCTGCCGTTGCCACTGCGTCGTTTTCGTTAATGACGGGCACGATGCGGTTATCCAGCAAGGCACGCAGCGTGTCGCGTGCGTTAAGGAAACGCTCACGGTCTTCCATGTCGGCGCGGGTGAGCAGCATCTGCCCAATGTGAATGCCGTAAATGGAAAACAGCTGCTCCCACAGCTGAATCAGGCGGCTTTGCCCAACCGCTGCCAGCAGCTGTTTAGAGGCTATGGTCGCCGGAAGCTCAGGATACCCCAGATGCTCGCGTCCGGCGGCAATCGCGCCAGACGTCACGATAATGATGCGGTGCCCGGCTGCATGCAGATGGGCGCACTGGCGCACCAGTTCCACAATATGGGCGCGGTTAAGGCGGCGCGAACCGCCGGTAAGCACACTGGTGCCGAGTTTTACCACCAGCGTCTGGCTGTCACTCATGATGTTTTTGCCGTTTAAAAAAGAAAAAGAAGAAACACCGAATGTTGTAACAGGAGTGAGCCGCATTGCCAACAGGTGGCGCTGAAAAGGCTTTTTCGCCAGAAAAAAACCCGCAAGCGTAACGGCACATCGTGACAGTTTTATGGCAAATCCAGGTAATTACATTTAATTAAATTTTTTTTCATTGCGTCATAA
Coding sequences:
- the proA gene encoding glutamate-5-semialdehyde dehydrogenase encodes the protein MLEQMGKAAKAASYQLAGLSSKEKNHVLTQIADNLEARADVILKANEEDLAQARQDGLSEALLDRLALTPARLKAIADDVRQVCNLADPVGQVIDGGLLDSGLRLERRRVPLGVVGVIYEARPNVTVDVASLCLKTGNAVILRGGKETYRTNAATVKVIQQALEACGLPAGAVQAIESPDRALVSEMLRMDKYIDMLIPRGGAGLHKLCREQSTIPVITGGIGVCHIFVDGSMETAPALKVIVNAKTQRPSTCNTVETLLVHASKAAEFLPALGRQMAQSGVTLHADSAAQVLLADSPAKVEALQPQTLDDEFLSLDLNVVLVADIDAAIAHIRAHGTQHSDAILTRDMRNAQRFVNEVDSSAVYVNASTRFTDGGQFGLGAEVAVSTQKLHARGPMGLEALTTYKWVGFGDDTIRA
- the proB gene encoding glutamate 5-kinase; protein product: MSDSQTLVVKLGTSVLTGGSRRLNRAHIVELVRQCAHLHAAGHRIIIVTSGAIAAGREHLGYPELPATIASKQLLAAVGQSRLIQLWEQLFSIYGIHIGQMLLTRADMEDRERFLNARDTLRALLDNRIVPVINENDAVATAEIKVGDNDNLSALAAILGGADKLLLLTDQQGLFTADPRHNPQAELIKDVRGIDDALRAVAGDSVSGLGTGGMSTKLQAADVACRAGVDVIIAAGSRPGVIEDVMEGLSVGTRFHAQQSPLENRKRWIFGAPPAGEVTVDDGALAAILERGSSLLPTGIRAVDGNFSRGEVIRIRSLQGRDIAHGVCRYNSDALRRIAGHHSQQIDAILGYEYGPVAVHRDDMIVS